In the genome of Plectropomus leopardus isolate mb unplaced genomic scaffold, YSFRI_Pleo_2.0 unplaced_scaffold24012, whole genome shotgun sequence, the window TGAAGACTCCCCTAAAAACCcctttatggaaaaaaaaagaactaaaactAAGGAAATTTGTTTGGGAAAAAACATCTCTGAAATGGGAGGATATGATGCTGTTCTGTGTCATATAGAGTTACGAAGGTTTTGTACTTCATATAGAGTAAAACAAGCTGTCTAAATACAAAATCTTTGGCTGTGGgaatttttcactaatttttgacatttttaagatcaAACATTGTGCAGATAAATTAtcatgatcattattattattagaaatattatttgtatattattttgtacctgtttttgtcaaataaaataattcctgAAGTAAAGACTTCACCTTGCTGATCTCGGCTTGGCCTCATCCCTCCTCCGCCTCTGGCATCGCTGTTGCGTAGCAGCGCGGCGGAGGTGGAGCTCAGCTCGTGCTCTTGGGACAGGCCCTGCTGGGCGTCGTAAACCGTCCGGACGTAACACATGTCGGCCTGCGTCAtctctccacttcctccttctctctgagGGACGGTCTCCAGCGAGTAGGAGCGCTCTGGGCTGAAGGAGGGCGTGGAGGCGAGGTACTCCGGGATACTGGAGCTGGTGGAGAAGGAGGAGTAGGCCGAGTCTCGTTTGCTGTGGAGGTGGTCGATGCTGTTCGAGGACCTGGAATATAAACAGAGATCGTATTTCACATCAAGACATTTAGATACAGAGTTCCCCCACAcattcatg includes:
- the LOC121966325 gene encoding protein Shroom3-like, whose product is MNVWGNSVSKCLDVKYDLCLYSRSSNSIDHLHSKRDSAYSSFSTSSSIPEYLASTPSFSPERSYSLETVPQREGGSGEMTQADMCYVRTVYDAQQGLSQEHELSSTSAALLRNSDARGGGGMRPSRDQQVGGVCYRGSSSGSSSSCGSSSGGAPASNRHSVGPIWGPAASRSSYESLKGAPAPPRRSDSYAAIRNHERPNSWSSLEHARSLRSLQKGSWHHSSGSVASGAGMFEICLHDVTHSNNP